A portion of the Natronococcus sp. AD-5 genome contains these proteins:
- a CDS encoding helix-turn-helix transcriptional regulator — protein sequence MTKWLRSGRRRDICFLLAAEEEVRGQQLKSRLESHYDDRLEPKSFYGSLSSLVDAGFVEKRTEGLHDVYALTKAGERRVREHGTWVGECLEGMGE from the coding sequence ATGACCAAGTGGCTCCGGAGCGGCCGTCGCCGGGATATCTGTTTCCTGCTCGCGGCCGAGGAAGAGGTGCGCGGCCAGCAACTCAAGTCCCGCCTCGAGTCCCACTACGACGACCGTCTCGAGCCGAAGTCGTTCTACGGCTCGCTCTCGTCGCTCGTCGACGCGGGATTCGTCGAGAAACGAACGGAGGGACTGCACGACGTGTACGCCCTCACGAAGGCCGGAGAACGGCGGGTGCGCGAGCACGGGACGTGGGTAGGGGAGTGTCTCGAGGGGATGGGCGAGTGA
- a CDS encoding CNNM domain-containing protein: MTPLEISGRVIAGILLILINAYFVAIEFGLTRARQYPESEFDTPGLRRAWEMTDDLELYLTTCQIWISGTSIALGIIAEPGLAALFEPLVQNSFLASIGAGSLLAFFIINMIHLTHGEQTPTYLGVERSKQVCRYGARPLYVFAWLISPLIRFGDWVAKATLRLFGVEMTGAWLETEEDVIESRADLRHRLGSILERGDLSEERREEVMNAFLVGERPVREVMVPADDVVALSTTVDFEENARRMEEYPQTRYPLVGAELKDFKGIVYFPLLAQHREELANESVDFSELAAPPMTLSPDTDVSDAIDQFQTANQELALVIENGEVVGLVTVTDLLESIAGEIEDPIDRSVR, from the coding sequence ATGACGCCGCTCGAAATCAGCGGGCGAGTGATCGCCGGGATCCTTCTCATTTTGATCAACGCCTATTTCGTCGCGATCGAATTCGGGCTGACCCGCGCCCGACAGTACCCCGAATCGGAGTTCGATACCCCGGGGCTCCGCCGAGCGTGGGAGATGACCGACGATCTCGAGTTGTACCTGACGACCTGTCAAATCTGGATCTCCGGGACCAGTATTGCGCTGGGAATTATCGCCGAGCCGGGGTTGGCGGCCCTCTTTGAACCGCTCGTTCAAAATTCGTTCCTGGCATCGATCGGTGCCGGGTCACTCCTCGCCTTCTTCATCATCAACATGATCCACCTCACGCACGGCGAGCAGACGCCCACGTACCTCGGCGTCGAGCGCTCGAAGCAAGTCTGTCGGTACGGCGCGAGACCGCTGTACGTGTTCGCGTGGCTGATCAGCCCACTGATCCGCTTCGGTGACTGGGTGGCAAAGGCGACGCTTCGCCTGTTCGGAGTCGAGATGACCGGCGCGTGGCTGGAAACCGAAGAGGACGTGATCGAGTCGCGAGCCGATCTCCGGCACCGTCTCGGCTCCATCCTCGAACGGGGAGACCTCTCGGAGGAACGCCGCGAAGAGGTAATGAACGCCTTTCTAGTGGGTGAACGACCGGTACGCGAAGTCATGGTTCCCGCAGACGATGTCGTCGCGCTCTCGACGACGGTCGATTTCGAGGAAAACGCTCGACGGATGGAAGAATATCCGCAGACGCGATACCCGCTCGTCGGAGCGGAGTTGAAGGATTTCAAGGGAATTGTGTACTTCCCACTCCTGGCCCAACACCGCGAGGAACTGGCGAACGAGAGCGTCGACTTTTCCGAGCTGGCGGCCCCGCCGATGACGCTCTCTCCCGATACGGACGTCAGTGACGCGATCGATCAGTTTCAGACGGCAAATCAGGAACTCGCGTTGGTGATCGAGAACGGTGAGGTCGTGGGACTCGTGAC
- a CDS encoding acyl-CoA dehydrogenase — MDFALSAEQQQIRDMVSEFVDEEVVPVAGEIDHDDEFPRDLVGEMADLGLMGMPFPEEYGGAGLDYHSYAIGLEEISRGSGGLGTIVAAHTSLAGNMLYEFGDEEQKEEYLTPLAEGSDVGAFALSEAGAGSDVPSMETTAEKDGDEYVLDGGKLWISNGSVAETVTVFAKTDPEAGNKGISSFVVRPEEDDGFYVEGTEEKLGDKGCPTAELRFDDLRVPEDRLLGEEGGGFVHALKTLNGGRITIAARGVGIARAAFEEARDYANEREQFGQPIGEFQSIKHKLADMDTKIQAAKLLMHRAADKKIRGENYIKESAQAKLYASEVSREVANEGIQIHGGYGYTKDFPAERFYRDAKLNEIYEGTSEVLRNTIGDQVLEG; from the coding sequence ATGGACTTCGCACTCTCAGCCGAACAACAGCAGATTCGGGATATGGTCTCCGAGTTCGTCGACGAGGAGGTCGTTCCCGTCGCCGGCGAGATCGACCACGACGACGAGTTCCCGCGCGACCTCGTCGGCGAGATGGCCGACCTGGGCCTGATGGGGATGCCGTTCCCCGAGGAGTACGGCGGCGCGGGGCTGGACTACCACTCCTACGCGATCGGTCTCGAGGAGATCTCGCGCGGCTCGGGCGGACTCGGAACGATCGTCGCCGCCCACACCTCGCTGGCGGGCAACATGCTCTACGAGTTCGGCGACGAGGAGCAAAAGGAGGAGTACCTGACGCCGCTGGCGGAAGGCAGCGACGTCGGCGCGTTCGCCCTCTCGGAGGCCGGCGCCGGCAGCGACGTCCCGTCGATGGAGACGACCGCCGAGAAGGACGGCGACGAGTACGTACTCGACGGCGGCAAGCTCTGGATCTCGAACGGCTCGGTCGCGGAGACCGTCACCGTCTTCGCGAAGACCGACCCCGAAGCGGGTAACAAGGGCATCTCCTCGTTCGTCGTCCGGCCCGAGGAAGACGACGGCTTCTACGTCGAGGGTACCGAAGAGAAACTCGGCGACAAGGGCTGTCCGACGGCCGAACTCCGCTTCGACGACCTCCGCGTGCCCGAGGATCGCCTGCTCGGCGAGGAGGGCGGGGGGTTCGTCCACGCGCTGAAGACGCTGAACGGCGGCCGCATCACCATCGCGGCCCGCGGCGTCGGGATCGCTCGCGCCGCCTTCGAGGAGGCCCGCGACTACGCGAACGAGCGCGAGCAGTTCGGCCAGCCCATCGGCGAGTTCCAGTCGATCAAGCACAAGCTCGCGGACATGGACACCAAGATTCAAGCCGCCAAGCTGCTGATGCACAGGGCCGCGGACAAGAAGATCCGCGGCGAGAACTACATCAAGGAGTCCGCCCAGGCCAAGCTCTACGCCTCCGAGGTGAGCCGCGAGGTCGCAAACGAGGGCATCCAGATCCACGGCGGCTACGGCTACACCAAGGACTTCCCCGCCGAGCGCTTCTACCGCGACGCCAAGCTCAACGAGATCTACGAGGGGACGAGCGAAGTGCTCCGGAACACGATCGGCGACCAGGTGCTCGAGGGGTAG
- a CDS encoding phytoene/squalene synthase family protein, which produces MTTGQPESDIDADLEWCYEAVHGVSRTFSITIDRLEEPMARHICLGYLLCRVADTIEDAGHVPPDAQTELLTAYDRLLDPEDPLTVETFMDDVEPWIPADPNEDWTVVAETPRILRTFESLEEAPREIMRDPVRELVDGMAMFTDRYADKGGLRLQTLEELEEYCWYAAGTVGTLITGLVARSASPDRAEEMRQNARSFALLLQLVNIAKDVENDYHEENNVYLPAEWLAEEDVDVEAVTAADNRGGVTNVIRRVTARAENYLDDAQRYLEVVPERHGNRLSAWAIPYLLAVGTMRELRERPEDVVREGDVKISRAEVYAVIQQFEDDVSRSHLSDLRREMSEKPLHH; this is translated from the coding sequence ATGACAACGGGCCAGCCCGAATCCGACATCGACGCCGACCTCGAGTGGTGCTACGAGGCGGTTCACGGGGTCTCGCGGACCTTCTCGATCACTATCGATCGCCTCGAGGAACCGATGGCGAGACACATCTGTCTCGGCTATCTCCTCTGTCGGGTCGCGGACACGATCGAGGATGCGGGCCACGTTCCGCCGGACGCGCAGACCGAGCTGTTGACCGCGTACGATCGGCTCCTCGATCCGGAGGATCCGCTCACGGTCGAAACGTTCATGGACGACGTCGAGCCCTGGATTCCCGCCGATCCGAACGAGGACTGGACGGTCGTCGCGGAGACGCCGCGCATCCTGCGGACCTTCGAGTCCCTCGAGGAGGCACCGCGGGAGATCATGCGCGATCCCGTCCGCGAACTCGTCGACGGGATGGCGATGTTCACCGATCGCTACGCCGACAAAGGCGGGCTGCGCCTTCAGACGCTCGAGGAGCTCGAGGAGTACTGCTGGTACGCCGCCGGTACCGTCGGGACGCTCATCACGGGGCTGGTCGCCCGCAGCGCATCTCCGGACCGGGCCGAGGAGATGCGCCAGAACGCCCGCTCGTTCGCCCTCCTCTTGCAGCTGGTCAACATCGCCAAAGACGTCGAGAACGACTACCACGAGGAGAACAACGTCTACCTGCCCGCGGAGTGGCTCGCCGAAGAGGACGTCGACGTCGAGGCCGTGACCGCGGCGGACAACCGCGGCGGCGTCACCAACGTCATCCGGCGCGTCACCGCTCGCGCGGAGAACTACCTCGACGACGCCCAGCGCTACCTCGAGGTCGTCCCGGAACGCCACGGCAACCGCCTCTCGGCGTGGGCGATCCCGTACTTGCTCGCCGTCGGGACGATGCGCGAACTCCGCGAGCGACCCGAGGACGTCGTTCGAGAGGGCGACGTGAAGATCTCTCGGGCGGAGGTGTACGCCGTCATCCAGCAGTTCGAGGACGACGTCTCCCGGTCGCACCTGAGCGACCTCCGCCGCGAGATGTCCGAAAAGCCGCTGCACCACTGA